A single window of Patescibacteria group bacterium DNA harbors:
- a CDS encoding glycosyltransferase, translated as MLKKRKIIKRNINNYKKIVSAEEIKRIKKLAKLLKGKKIIHINATPDGGGVAEILESQPSLERSLGIDSNWYFIKEDRFFFSITKKIHNGLQGLKISLTEKEKKYYLNVNKKIAEQLNRLKPDLVIIHDPQPLAISAFYDGAPMILRIHLDLSTPNQQILKFLNPYIKFYQKVIFSLPEYVIKNFDASKAVISYPTIDPLTKKNKIIKPKKLKNILKRLNINPSKPIIAQVSRFGIWKNPVGAAKAFYIAKKEIPDLQLVLLGVMEAQDDPSAPKIYQKVKKYAKGDTDVILISDLKKIGLKNEVLVNALQNCANPILQLSLREGFGLTVTEGMWHSKVVIGGNVGGIKFQIKDEKNGFLVDNTDEAAKRIVEILKNPKLAKKIGEKAHLSVKKNFLITKLIKDHLKIYNQIIK; from the coding sequence ATGCTTAAAAAAAGAAAGATTATAAAGAGAAATATAAACAACTATAAAAAAATTGTTTCCGCAGAAGAAATAAAAAGGATTAAAAAATTAGCCAAACTATTAAAAGGGAAAAAAATAATCCATATCAATGCCACTCCTGACGGAGGAGGCGTAGCGGAAATTTTAGAAAGCCAACCGTCATTGGAGAGATCGCTTGGAATAGATAGCAATTGGTATTTTATAAAAGAAGACAGATTCTTTTTTAGTATTACTAAAAAAATTCATAACGGGCTTCAAGGTCTTAAAATTTCTTTAACAGAAAAAGAAAAAAAATATTATTTAAATGTTAATAAAAAAATAGCCGAGCAGTTAAATAGACTAAAACCTGATTTAGTAATAATTCATGACCCCCAGCCATTGGCTATTTCTGCTTTCTATGATGGCGCGCCAATGATTTTAAGAATTCATCTTGATCTTTCTACTCCTAACCAACAAATTTTAAAATTTTTAAACCCCTACATTAAATTTTATCAAAAAGTGATTTTTTCTCTGCCAGAATATGTTATAAAAAATTTTGACGCTTCAAAGGCGGTCATTTCTTATCCGACGATTGATCCTTTAACAAAAAAAAATAAAATTATAAAGCCAAAAAAACTAAAAAACATTTTAAAGCGCCTTAATATAAATCCAAGCAAGCCGATTATCGCGCAGGTTTCAAGATTTGGAATTTGGAAAAACCCTGTTGGCGCTGCTAAAGCTTTTTATATAGCTAAAAAAGAAATACCTGATTTGCAATTAGTATTATTAGGAGTAATGGAAGCCCAGGACGATCCTTCGGCTCCTAAAATATATCAAAAGGTTAAAAAATACGCTAAAGGAGATACTGATGTAATTTTAATTTCTGATTTAAAAAAAATTGGGCTTAAAAATGAAGTTTTAGTAAACGCTTTGCAAAATTGCGCTAATCCTATTCTTCAGCTTTCGTTAAGAGAAGGATTTGGACTTACAGTAACTGAGGGTATGTGGCATAGTAAAGTTGTAATTGGCGGAAATGTCGGAGGAATAAAATTTCAAATAAAAGACGAAAAAAATGGATTTTTAGTTGATAACACTGATGAGGCCGCTAAAAGAATCGTGGAAATTTTAAAAAATCCAAAATTAGCAAAAAAAATAGGCGAAAAAGCCCATCTTTCAGTAAAAAAAAATTTTTTAATTACCAAATTAATAAAAGACCATCTGAAAATTTATAATCAAATAATT
- a CDS encoding mechanosensitive ion channel family protein, protein MFESIFKFLSEQTNSGFWQYEFLGNTIKGFLIALIVFFVSLIIFKIFQSIVLYKLKKIAEKTKTDIDDTFVKIINTLRPPFYSFLSFYLALNFLAIKNIAEKIINIILVAWVIYLAITAIKILIDYVIKRSMKKYQEDDHAKSAMRLLGNISKAVLWCIGVLLFLSNLGVNITSLVAGLGIGGIAIALALQNILGDLFSSFAIYFDRPFTVGDFIIVGEQSGIVEKVGIKTTRIRALRGEEIVISNKELTSARIQNFKKMKERRITFSFGVVYNTLSEKMKKIPSIIKEIVESEKLARFDRAHFHEFGDSALLFEVVYYIQTGEYNDYMDANQGMMLKIKTAFEKENIVMAYPTQTVYLEK, encoded by the coding sequence ATGTTTGAATCAATTTTCAAATTTTTATCAGAACAAACTAACAGCGGTTTTTGGCAATACGAATTTTTAGGAAACACAATCAAAGGTTTTTTGATCGCTTTGATTGTGTTTTTTGTTTCGCTTATTATTTTCAAAATTTTTCAAAGTATTGTTTTGTACAAATTAAAAAAAATTGCGGAAAAAACCAAAACAGATATTGACGACACTTTTGTTAAAATTATTAATACGCTTCGTCCGCCCTTTTATTCGTTTTTATCTTTTTATTTAGCTTTAAATTTTTTAGCTATAAAAAACATAGCGGAAAAAATAATAAATATTATTTTAGTCGCGTGGGTTATTTATCTAGCGATTACGGCAATTAAAATTTTGATTGATTATGTTATAAAAAGAAGCATGAAAAAATATCAAGAAGACGATCACGCTAAATCAGCTATGAGATTGTTAGGAAATATTTCTAAGGCAGTATTATGGTGTATTGGTGTCTTGCTTTTTTTGTCAAATCTTGGAGTTAACATTACTTCTTTGGTAGCTGGCTTGGGAATCGGCGGAATCGCGATTGCTTTAGCTTTGCAAAATATTTTAGGCGATCTTTTCAGCTCGTTTGCGATTTATTTTGACCGCCCATTTACAGTTGGGGATTTTATCATAGTTGGAGAGCAGTCAGGCATTGTTGAAAAAGTTGGTATCAAAACAACAAGAATAAGAGCCCTCCGCGGAGAAGAAATTGTAATTTCCAATAAAGAATTAACTTCGGCCAGAATCCAAAATTTTAAAAAAATGAAAGAAAGAAGAATAACTTTTTCTTTTGGCGTAGTTTATAATACATTGTCAGAAAAAATGAAAAAAATTCCTTCAATAATAAAAGAAATTGTTGAGTCGGAAAAATTGGCTCGTTTTGATCGGGCTCATTTTCACGAATTTGGAGATTCAGCGCTGTTATTTGAAGTTGTTTATTACATTCAAACAGGAGAATATAATGATTATATGGACGCTAACCAAGGAATGATGTTAAAAATAAAAACGGCTTTTGAAAAAGAAAATATTGTTATGGCTTATCCAACTCAGACAGTTTATTTGGAAAAATAA